The Hyla sarda isolate aHylSar1 chromosome 3, aHylSar1.hap1, whole genome shotgun sequence genome contains the following window.
GTGACTATCGGGGAGGTGTCCCAGCATTGCATATGTAGTTCTATATGAAGTCTGTGACTATCGGGAGAGGTGTCCCAGCATTGCATATGTAGTTCTATATGAAGTCTGTGACTATCGGGGAGGTGTCCCAGCATTGCATATGTAGTTCTATATGAAGTCTCTGACTATCGGGGAGGTGTCCCAGCATTGCATATGCAGTTCTATATGAAGTCTGTGACTATCGAGGAGGTGTCCCAGCATTGCATATGTAGTTCTATATGAAGTCTGTGACTATCGGGGAGGTGTCCCAGCATTGCATATGTAGTTCTATATGAAGACTGTGGCTACTGGAGAGGTGTTTTAGCATTGATATATGTAGTTCTATATGAAGTCTGTGACTATCGGGGAGGTGTCCCAGCATTGCATATGTAGTTCTATATGAAGACTGTGGCTACTGGAGAGGTGTTTTAGCATTGATATATGTAGTTCTATATGAAGTCTGTGACTATCGGGGAGGTGTCCCAGCATTGCATATGTAGTTCTATATGAAGTCTGTGACTATCGGGAGAGGTGTCCCAGCATTGCATATGTAGTTCTATATGAAGTCTGTGACTATCGGGGAGGTGTCCCAGCATTGCATATGTAGTTCTATATGAAGTCTGTGACTATCGGGAGAGGTGTCCCAGCATTGCATATGTAGTTCTATATGAAGTCTGTGACTATCGGGCGAGGTGTCCCAGCATTGCATATGTAGTTCTATATGAAGACTGTGGCTACTGGAGAGGTGTTTTAGCATTGATATATGTAGTTCTCTAGTTTCAGACAGTTGGTTAAATGCCGTAACCTCATTTTTGTGGTTAGTACCTCTCAAGATAGTCTATCAACGCTGTGACTTTGAATGAGCAAGGATTTCTCTGATCATTCGCACTGGAACAAGTAGAACTTGTAACTATGAAACAATAAGCCACCAGAAGTATTTTTTTGCCAGTTGTCTCAAGGGGTAATGGAAACGTACGGCTTATCAATTGCATGTATCATGAAAAGATGTGTCTTATAATAGGCTAAAAAGTGGAGAAGTGGACAATTTCACTGTTATGATTTGTCAGCTCAGCCCTTTTAGAGTTGTCAAAGACAGTTTTGTTATATCTGCATTTCACATTTTCCTCtttatgcacatttgtggctgtATGCTAGAATATTCACATAATAAATGTACACATTATGACATTGTGCACTACTGAAATATAATGGGGCACAATTGTAGATAGAATCTTGTCACTCTCTGAGTGAAGAAGTGTTCCCGAGTAGGAGTCCCAATCCTTATTATATCATGAATGAAGATTTGGTACACAGTTTACGGTGAACACATTAATGTGAATTTTATCGAGCAATCTAAAAATGGTAACGTTTCGGTCCAAATAAGGACCTTCCTCAGACCAGATTGCTGCGGAGGATAGGTGTGAATATAGAGAAACGGCTCTCAGCCGTGTAGCCGGTATACGGAAATGCGACCATAGGTTTGCTGCGGAGGATAGGTGTGAATATAGAGAAACGGCTCTCAGCCGTGTAGCCAGTATACGGAAATGCGACCATAGGTTTGCTGCGGAGGATAGGTGTGAATCTAGAGAAACGTCTCTCAGCCGTGAAGCCGGTATACGGAAATGCGACCATAGGTTTGCTGCGGAGGATAGGTGTGAATCTAGAGAAACGTCTCTCAGCCGTGAAGCCGGTATACGGAAATGCGACCATAGGTTTGCTGCGGAGGATAGGTGTGAATATAGAGAAATGGCTCTCAGCCCTGTAGCCGATATATGGAAATGCGACCATAGGTTTGCTGCGGAGGATAGGTGTGAATATAAAGAAACAGCTCTCAGCCATGTAGCCGATATACGGAAATGCGACCATAGGTTTGCTGCGGAGGATAGGTGTGAATATAGAGAAACGGCTCTCAGCCATGTAGCCGGTATACGGAAATGCGACCATAGGTTTGCTGCGGAGGATTGGTGTGAATATAGAGAAACGGCTCTCAGCCGTGTAGCCGGTATACGGAAATGCGGCCATAGGTTTGCTGCGGAGGATAGGTGTGAATATAGAGAAACGGCTCTCAGCTGTGTAGCCGGTATACGGAAATGCGACCATAGGTTTGCTGCGGAGGATAGGTGTGAATATAAAGAAACGGCTATCAGCCGTGTAGCCGATATTCGGAAATGCGGCCATAGGTTTGCTGCGGAGGATAGTTATGAATACAGAGAAACGTCTCTCATTCGTGTAGCCGGTGTACAGAAATGCGACCATAGGTTTGCTGCGGAGGATAGGTGTGAATATAGAGAAACGGCTCTCAGCCGTGTAGCCGGTATACGGAAATGTGACCATAGGTTTGCTGCGGAGGATAGGTATGAATACAGAGAAACGTCTCTCAGCCGTGTAGCCGGTATACAGAAATGCGACCATAGGTCGCATTTCCGTATACCGGCTACACGGCTGAGAGACGTTTCTCTATATTCACACCTATCCTCCGCAGCAAACCGGTCTGAGGAAGGTCCCCGTTTGGACCGAAACGTTACCATTTTTGGATTGcttaataaaattcacattgatgTGTTCACCGTAAACTGTGTACCAAGTCTTCATTCACGATATAATGGGGCACATTTATAAACTCTGTTCTAATTCTTCTTCTTGTCGTCTACGGGGGGATATTTATCAGTGAATGTGTTATACGAGTTATTTCTCCAGCGGTCTTCCTATGTGTACATCATGTGTACTTCCCCCAAAATTATCAAGGTGCAAATGCAGTTTGAAAGTGTGATCTGGAGTGAGATTGCGCAAAAATTTTAGTcactgcggcaaaatttctgacAATTTTTAATCGTCTTTTTGATGCATCAGCTAGCACTGCAAAAGTCAAAGCTCTATTGACTTCAACCACACTACTTATTGAAAAATATATCTTACAGTGCCAAAGTATGTTGGCAGAATGATGCTTTTCAAAACTATGCGCCAAGGCATTTTCTGGGCTATGTAGTAAAGCACTTGGGGAACGTGACCCTCGGAAGCTGGCATATGAGGGGCTTTTTTCTAAATCCACTAGAATCCAGGGTATTGTGTGGCCGAGCTTTCCTAACATTATAGCATTATGGCATTTATAAGGGCTGGATCGCTGCTAATGAACGGGCAGTTTGCTTCTTCTTGTGACACTTACCAGTGAGCCACACACAGTATCTAAGGATGTATATCACATTGGTGTCAGGAACATGCGCTTCATTTTCAGTTCACCCTCTTACAATGGCAATAACTCAGCCCCTATGAAGGAAGTTCACATCAATGGAATTTGGCACTACCTTAAGACTGTATGAACAGTAGCTTTTATGGCTATATTCACATGCTGCAAATTAGTAGCTGAAATTCTTTTAGTCTAAAAATCCAGTGTGCTACAGAAACAActtcattcacttctatgggacacGACATTTCTATAACAAATCTGCGTCATGTGACCATATCCTATCTGTGATACTACACACGATTTTAAATTCTATCTCTAAATTGTTTAACGTGATGCTAGGAAACAGTTACTGTAAACCTTATGGATCAATATGTCTGCATTCTACATTTTTCATGTAACTTTCAGACTGCATTCTATAAGTACAATGTAAATGTGAGAGTAGTTTTACCTGCAGTCCAATGTTAAACAAAAGATATGTTAAGAGAGGTATGTTGAATCTAAAATCATGTAAACCATGCCGCGTTGTCTCTGTGATGATCTCTAGGTGCATATTTAAAGGGCATTTCCTAGTTTGACATTTATACAATTGATTTATTGAATAATGAAAAGTGTGCAACATCACATACAGAGTTTATTAATTATTTACAATATTCagtactatttatttacattgagAAGTTCAAAACTACTtcagacttaaaggggaacttaaaggggaacttttttttttttttttcaaatcaactggctccagaaagttaaacagatttgtattacttctatttaaaaaggttaacccttccagtacttatcagctgtagtatatactacagatatactacaaagaaatgtattaagttctttccagtctgacaacagtgctctctgctgacacctctgtccgtgtcgggaactgtccagagcaggagaggttttctatggggagttgcttctaagcagaatggacagaggtgtcagcagagagcactgtggtcagactggaaagaactgcacaattttctctgtagtatacagcagctgataagtactggaagggttgagattttttaatagaagtaatttaaggatctgtttaactttctggcattatctgatttgaaaacatttattttccacttgtttccaccagagttcccctttaaccccttaatgacgcaagaTGTAAAtgtatacgtcctggtgcggtggtacttaactcaccaggatgtacatttaagtcctatacatgaccgcgagcatcggagcgctgctcgggtcatgtgcggcaggtcccagctgctgatagcagccagggacccgcaggtaatggccaacatccgaaagcacatggatgtccgccattaattcctcagatgccgtgatcaatacagatcatggcatctgcagcagcatctgcagcatcatctGCAgtgctgcggtcactaaaatggatgatcgaatcgcctgtagcgctgccgcggagatcctatcatccagaacggcagacggaggtcccctcacctgcctcgagCAGACCAGAttgagcagaccaaagcagaagatgaccgaaaacactgatcattgctatgccctatgcatagcactgaacggtattagcaatcgaatgattgctattaattgtcccatatggggactattaaagtgtaaaaataaaagtaaaaaagttttaaaaaaagtaaaaatatttgaaaaaccccctcccgcaataaaaatttgaaatgtccaATTTTcaccatttcacccccaaaaagtgtaaaaaaaaaatttaataaacatatttggtattgccgcatgtgtaaatacctgaactatttaaatataaagtTATTGATACCGTACAGGGAATGGCgtggacgtaaaaaaaaaaaagtccaaaattcctgcttttttataaaattttattcccaaaaaatttcagaaaaaaatgtattaaaagttttctataagcaagtatggtatcaataaaaagtacagatcatggtgcaaaaaatttgccatcataccgccgcttatacagaaaaatgaaaaagttattggtcttcaaaatagagggattttaaacgtattaatttggttaaaaagtttgcgatttttttttaagcacaacaataatagaaaagtatgttatcatgggtatcattttaatcatattgacccaaagaataaacaacacatgtaatttttactgtaaattggacAACGTGaagacaaaaccttccaaaatttgcaaaattgcggttttctttttaatttccccacacaaatagtatttttttgatgTGGCATACATTTTAAGGTAAATTGAATGATGGCAttactatggacaactggtcgcgcaaaaaacaagccctcatacatgtctgtggataaaaatataaaagagttgtgattttttgaaagcaaggaggaaaaaacgaaaacgtaaaaataaaactgtttgagtccttaaaggggtactaccattgaaaactcttttttttaaatcaactggtgccagaaagttaaacagatttgtaaatcacttctattaaaaaatcttaatccttccagtactttttaggggctgtgtactaaagagaaatccaaaaagaaatgcatttcctgtgatgtcctgaccacaatgctctctgttgacctctgctgtccattttaagaactgtccagagaagcatatgtttgctatggggattttctccagttcctaaaatggacagcagaggtcagcagagagcactgtggtcacgacatcacaggaaatgcatttcttttttggatttctctttagtaaacagcccctaaaaagtactggaaggattaagattttttaatagatgtgatttacaaatctgtttaactttctggcaccagttgatttaaaaaaaaaaagttttccacggtagtacccctttaagtccttaaggggttaattcttctcacagtttaaagggaacctgtcactttgAACATGCAGTCCAATATTCAGGCATTATGTAAATATTTGCTTtatctgggctaagtagtcaagtcaTAATTAGTGATCAGCAGCTATCTGTGTGCATATAGATAGCTGTCAGTCACTAAATAGGAcctcccacttgactacttagccctgAATGAGCAAAGGTTTACTTAAATACATAACAAGTTATAGTAAATATTTTCCAATACAACTATATATTAATCTGTTTAGCccttcctgttctataacatgttgCCTACAGATTGAACTGCATTTTTAACATGATAGGTTTCCTTAGAGTTTGCAGTCTAGGCACAGTCTTCATTCCATTgtgatatattttatacattggaACAAACTATCAGTCAGGATAATTTAGGGGAAATGCCTAGATAAGTGTTTCCCCGCTTCTGACCGTCTagccatgctggaagctgtagttttgccacaagtggaggcgcactggttgaaaaatactggccTAGACTGTATCTTTTTGTGCACCCTTTTAGCTGTAATAACTATGAAGTCCATGTAGGTTTTCAGTCTCTGTTTTTTTTAACTAGAATGTCTGTATTCTTCCTTTATGCCCTCATGGAAAGCAAGGAGGTTTCGGAGAGGATGTGGGATTGTAACATTTACATTATACTGTGATTAAACTTTTGGATAGTAGGTTTCTCTAACTTGGAGACATATTATGTTGTAGTTGTGATGCAGCAGAAACTGCTCTGGCAAGTGGAGCAGATCAGTTACGGCAAATCACTTTAGTTTTGTAAAATGTATTCACatgcataaaacataaaaattctATACTTTCCTAACACAGCACTGACCCATTACTGCAAAGTGATTTGATATGGCAGATGTTGGTTTATGATGTCAATAGTCTCTGATCTCTCACTTTATAGGGGAGGCTTTGCTGGTGTCTAATATTAGGCATTAGCATGGCCTTTGGAAACAGTTTTTGGCTACAGCTTAAaccggtactccggtggaaaactttttttttttttaatcaactggtgccagaaagttataaatagatttgtaaataatttctataaaaaaaatcttaatccttctagtacttattagctgctgaatactacagaggaaattcttttctttttgaaacacagagctctctgctgacatcatgaccacagttctctctgctgacttctcggtccattttaagaactgtccagagtagaagaaaatccccatagcaaacatatgctgcatgagagcactgtgctcgtgatgtcagcagagaagctctgtgttccaaaaaagaaaatcatttcctctgtagtatccagcagctaataagtactggaaggattaagattttttaatagaagtcatttactaatctgtttaactttctggcaccagttgttgagCCCCTAACATTTTATGGAAAGTGACTGGAAGGTTTCTTTTATTTATAGTTTTGTTCATGTTCCTGTTTAGGCTAagtgcaagcagtatttttttctaaATACTGCAAAACTATGGACACCAGACGGAAAACAAAATGAtccccattaaagttaatgggatcCGTCGGGACCCATCACTGTTTGTGGTGACACAGAGCGTCCAACTTCATTGTTTGTGTCTGCAACAGAGCTTCCAAATGCATGAGCAGAGCCTTAACTAGAATGTTAAAAACTGGTTGTTTTGTAATTCTTTATTATGGAGTCTTGTTGGTCAGTCTTACAGTCAGTGTTTTACAGCAGTTTTTGTAAGACAAAATCAGAAATGTGTCCTAATCGCAGAAAAGGTACAAatgtttccatttttgttttctctTGGTTTGTTCCACTCATAGTTTTTGACTAAATGTCATATACTGACTGAAATACCGCATATGAAAGTGGTCCTAAGAAAAATGTAAGATATGCTACTTACCAACCATTGACCATGTACTTGGGCCTGTGCTAGCCACACATTGGTTAGTGCCCTTTGTGGTACCATCTGTTAGGACTCCATTGTGATGTAATGTCATACAGTGTACAAATTACTATACTAAACTGCATctaaatataactgctataaatgCAATAAACATGATTCATGAAAGTGTTCTAAATCACAATACATTGGCCAGACAACACTTTCATATACTGCCACCATACACTACAAAATGATTATATACTATGGTGCCTAAGTAGCAGTGCCACATAAGTATATAAATACCTTTATATTGCCTATTGGATTTtctaaaatgttacttttttttttttacttagaatCCTAGTGGGTACTGTATCGAACTGCCTAGATGTAGATTGAATGGGCCTAACTCACAACCAGAACTGCAGCTAAATCCCATACAAGCTTCAGATCCAGTGCAGACATGTCTTAGATTTCACAACAGATTTTTCTAacggaaaaatgtattttttttaactttcaccTCCAGCCTACATTTTGTGTTGTCAATGTACTTTGATGGATACAGTAcatttttataatacatttacaTGCTTTCTTTGTTTCTGCTTTCTGTTGGAGTTTTTCTTTGGGAATATTTGAAGACCAATATCGCTGATATAAGGCTGAAACACGTCACTTTATAGGAATGCAATCACTTATATCACCCATAGAACACCATTATAAAACATATActacactctgtatataataAGAAAGGCAATCTTCACTTCTTTATTTACAGCAAAAATAGTATACAATAAGTATGCTGACTCTACTCTATACATAGTTAATAAACAAAGTGTGATCAGAGCCTACAATGTAGAGATGTAGCAGTGAACATTTTGTCTTTTAGCTCAAGCAATTTACAGCAGTGCATTGTTTTTCTCTTATATGTGTAAGATAAATAATGCAGTAATACCCCTGAAATGTTATGTAAAACCATAAATATCTGTTGTGTTCTTGTATTAGTATTTACATCTTGATTTACTATGCAGAAATAATGTGATATCACAAATTGATCTTTTTTGTTATTCAACAGACCCATCTTTCCCAATGAGTCAACGAAGCTTTCCTCTATCCTTCTGGAACAGCAgctatcagccaactccagctccACCAACACTGGGCAGCAGCCTAGCCAGTCCTCTAAGTGGTCCTCATACAGAAATCCCTTTTGGCGCAGACCCTTATTCCTCTGCTTCTCTTCATAGCCATCTACACCAGGGACCACCTGAGCCCTGGCACCATgcacaccaccaccatcaccacccaTATTCTATTGGGGGTGCTATAAACAGTCAGGGTTCCAGCTATCCACGTGCTGGCATGCATGAGGTCTACAGTACACACTTTGATCCCCGCTACAGTTCGCTTCTTGTCCCGGCATCAGTCAGACCTCACAGGATCACACCAGCAGGAACAGCACCTGGTGCCACACAATGCGACTTGAGCAAGGGAGAGCCATCTGCATCGGCATGGACAAGCCCTGGTCCATATGCAGGACCAACAGGAGACATGGGACAAAGCCTTAGCCTCAATGTTGATGCAGGTAAGCCGAGTTGGCATTTATTCACTACCATTTAAGATTCAGATTTAAGGTGGATAACAACCCAGGATAAGGGGATAAAAAGCTGATTGGTGAGAGTACGACCActaggatccacactgatcatgagaACAGGGACAAAATTGTCCCTGAAATGGATGGAACacatgtggggagatttatcaaaacctgtgtagaggaaaagttgtccagttgcccctagcaaccaatcagatcgcttctttcatttttcacaggccttcatgaaaatgaaagaagtaggctgattggttgttatgggcaactgggcaagttttcctctgcacaggctttaataaatctcccccattgcgcATGCAAAGCCAGCATTTTAAATATATGTTCTATGGGAGTACTGAACATTTCTGAGTTGAGCACTCCACATTGTTCGATGCTTccctagacaatgaatggagtgctGCCCGTACACATTCATTCTTGGATCAGTCACTGCTATTTTGATCAGTGAGTATCCCAGTGGCATGTAAAAACAGGGTTGTTCCAGCTCCCCGAAAAATCTAAACTTTATTTCAGTCCATTAAAACATAGtgcacaaaaaaatgtaaaaggtaAATGAAATGCCAATGCGTTTCGGTTTATCATAAAACCTTAATCATagctatgattaaaggggtactcccgtcgaaaactttttttttttttaaatcaactggtgccagaaagttaaacagatttgtaaattacttctattaaaaaatcttgatccatccagtactttttaggggctatatactacagaagaaatgcttttctttttggatttctctgatgtcacgacgacagtgctctcggctgacctctgctgtccatttttggaactgtccagagcactagaaaatctccatagcaaacatatgctactctggaaagttcctaaaatggacagcagaggtcagcagagagcactgtggtcgtgacatcagagaaatcaaaaaagaaaagcatttcctctatagtatacagcccataaaatgtattggaaggattacatttttttaatagaagtcatttacaaatctgtttaactttctggcaccagttgattaaaaaaaaaaaagctttccacgggagtacccctttaaccacttaaggactgagcaatttcacgtttttgcattttcattttttcctccttgcctttaaaaaatcataaccttttcaattttgcacctaaaaaaatctgtattatggcttatttttgcaccaccaattctactttacagggacattagtcattttaccgaaaaatgcacgtcgaaacggaaaaaaaattcattgtgcgacaaacttgaagaaaaaatgccattttgtaaattttgggggcttctgtttctacgcagtacatttttcggtaaaaatgacaccttatctttattctgtaggtccacacggttaaaatgataccctacttgtatagatttgattttgtactccttaagaaaaaaatcataaatacatgcaggaaaatttatatgtttaaaattgtcattttctgagccttataacttttttatttttctgtgttcaaggcgataggagggctcattttttgcgccgtgatcttaagtttttagcggtacca
Protein-coding sequences here:
- the VGLL2 gene encoding transcription cofactor vestigial-like protein 2 isoform X3 is translated as MQEAPESGSSSTSSSASSFSAHAPASIKEEDCSPEKERPPEAEYINSRCVLFTYFQGDISSVVDEHFSRALSQPSSYSPSSAKGARNAGSWRDPSFPMSQRSFPLSFWNSSYQPTPAPPTLGSSLASPLSGPHTEIPFGADPYSSASLHSHLHQGPPEPWHHAHHHHHHPYSIGGAINSQGSSYPRAGMHEVYSTHFDPRYSSLLVPASVRPHRITPAGTAPGATQCDLSKGEPSASAWTSPGPYAGPTGDMGQSLSLNVDAGLQPQDKSKDLYWF
- the VGLL2 gene encoding transcription cofactor vestigial-like protein 2 isoform X2 is translated as MSCLDVMYQVYGPPQHYFTAAYSPYHQKLAFYSKMQEAPESGSSSTSSSASSFSAHAPASIKEEDCSPEKERPPEAEYINSRCVLFTYFQGDISSVVDEHFSRALSQPSSYSPSSAKGARNAGSWRDPSFPMSQRSFPLSFWNSSYQPTPAPPTLGSSLASPLSGPHTEIPFGADPYSSASLHSHLHQGPPEPWHHAHHHHHHPYSIGGAINSQGSSYPRAGMHEVYSTHFDPRYSSLLVPASVRPHRITPAGTAPGATQCDLSKGEPSASAWTSPGPYAGPTGDMGQSLSLNVDAARRYTFCGGPLLS
- the VGLL2 gene encoding transcription cofactor vestigial-like protein 2 isoform X1 codes for the protein MSCLDVMYQVYGPPQHYFTAAYSPYHQKLAFYSKMQEAPESGSSSTSSSASSFSAHAPASIKEEDCSPEKERPPEAEYINSRCVLFTYFQGDISSVVDEHFSRALSQPSSYSPSSAKGARNAGSWRDPSFPMSQRSFPLSFWNSSYQPTPAPPTLGSSLASPLSGPHTEIPFGADPYSSASLHSHLHQGPPEPWHHAHHHHHHPYSIGGAINSQGSSYPRAGMHEVYSTHFDPRYSSLLVPASVRPHRITPAGTAPGATQCDLSKGEPSASAWTSPGPYAGPTGDMGQSLSLNVDAGLQPQDKSKDLYWF